The Thermus islandicus DSM 21543 DNA segment GCCTGGGACGCGGGGGCGGTGGTCTACCTCTACGCCCTCTCCCAAGGAGTCAGGTCCTGGTGAGGGCTCAGGCCAGGTGGTTGAGGGGTCCGTGGCCCCGGCCCAGGGAGGGGGCGGTCCTTAGCGCCCGGGTGAGGTAGGCCTTGGCCCCGGCCACCGCCTCCTCCAAGGGCCTCCCCAAGGCGAGGAGGGCGGCGATGGCGGCGGAAAGGGTACAGCCCGTGCCGTGGGTGTTCCGGGTCCGCACCCTGGGGGCGGAGAACCGCCGAACGCCCTCCTGGGTGGCGAGGAGATCTACCGCCTCTTCCCCCTCCAGGTGCCCCCCCTTAAGGAGGATGGCCTGAGGCCCGAGGGCAAGGAGGTCCCAGGCCGCCTCCTCGGCCTCCTCTAGGGTGCGGATGGGCCTACCCAGAAGGGCCTCGGCCTCGAGGCGGTTCGGGGTGACGAGGGCCGCCAAGGGGAAAAGCCTCTCCTTGAGGGCGGCCACCGCCTCCGGGGTGAGGAGCGGGTCCCCGCTTTTCGCCACCATCACCGGGTCCACCACCAAAGGCTGGAGGCCGAAGCGGACCACCGCCTCCGCCACCCTCTCCACGATGGCCGCCTCCCCCAAGGCCCCGGTCTTGGCGGCGTGGACGGGAAGGTCCTGGGCCACGCTCGCGATCTGGGCATAGACCAGGTCTGGGGGAAGAAGGTGCACCCTTTGCACCCCTAGGGTGTTCTGGGCGGTGACCAGGGTGAGGGCGCTCGCCCCGTAGACCCCAAAGCGGCTAAAGACCTTCAGGTCCGCCTGCACCCCCGCCCCGCCCCCTGAGTCGGAGCCTGCGATCGTCAGGGCTACCCTCATGCTTTTCCCTCATTCCTGCGCTTCATCAGGCTTTTTACCGGGTGGTATCATGCGTCTTCCAAGGGCCGCCCCCGGGTTTCCACCCCGACCCCGTAGGCGAAAAGGCCCGCAAGAAGGAGGAGCCCCCCGTGGAGGGCCAGGACCCCACCGGGACCCATGAGGGGAAGGAAGGCCCCGGTGGCGTAGGGGGCGAGGATCCCCCCCACCCGGCCCACCGCCGCCGCCAACCCTGCCCCGCTGCCCCTCAAGGCCGTGGGGAAGAGCTCCGGGGTGTAGGCGTAGATGGCCCCCCAGGCCCCCAGGTTGAAGAAGGAGAGGAGGCTCCCGTAGAGGAGCACCTCATGGGGGCTTCCCGCCCGGGAGAGCAGGTAGGCGAAGAGGGCGGAAAGGCAAAGAAAGCCCACGAGGACGGGCCTTCGCCCCAGGCGCTCCACCAAGAAGGCCGCCATCAGGTACCCCGGCACCTGGGCTAGGGTAATGAGAAGGACGTACTCCAGGGAGCGTACCAGGCCGTACCCCTGGGCCACGAGGAGGGAGGGGAGCCAGATGAAGGCCCCGTAGTACCCGGCGTTCAGGGCGAACCAGGCGAGGGCGAGGAAGAGGGTGCGCCGTAGGAGGGGGGGGCGGAAGAGGGCGGCGTAGGGGAGGGGACGCGGGGTGGGCTCGGGGAGGGGCTGGGGAAGGGGCCCGCGGAAGGCCCCCTCCCAGGCCTGGACCAGGGCCTCCGCCTCCTCCACCCGTCCCCGGGCCACGAGCCAACGGGGGGACTCGGGGAGGGAAAGCCTCAGGTAGGCGGCGTAGAGGGCGGGAAGCGCCCCGGCCAAAAAGGCCGCCCGCCAGCCCAAGGAGGGCACCAGGAGGTAGCCCATGAGGGCGGCCAGGAGCCACCCCACCGCCCAGAAGGCCTCGAGGAGGACCACCATCCGGCCCCTCTGGGCCTTTGGGCTAAACTCCCCCATGAGGCTTGCCGCCACGGGGAGCTCCGCCCCCAGGCCCAAGCCGGTGAGGAAGCGGAAGAAGAAGACCCAGGGGAGGCTTGGGGCCAGGGCGGTGAGGAGGCTTCCCACCCCTGCGAGGAAGAGGCTGTACCCCACCACCGCCTTCCGGCCCAAGCGGTCCGCAAGCCGCCCTCCAAAGGCCGCTCCCAAGAGCATCCCCAGAAGCCCCGCGCTTCCCAAAAGCCCCGCCTCCTTAGGGCCCAGGCTGAACTCCCGGGAGAGGGCGGGCAGGGTGAAGCCGATGAGGCCCACGTCCATGGCGTCCAGGGCCCAGCCCAGGCCGAGGAGGAAGAGGAGCCTAAGGTGGGGCCTCCCCAGGGGCAGGCGGTCCAAGCGGGCAATGGGGTCCATGGCTCTAGGTTACGGGAAGCTCCATGCGCGCCCTTCCCTTGAGGACTGCCTCTACCAGGTTCATGGGGCAGAAGGGGCCGCACATGCTGCAGGCCTTGGTCTTGGAACCCCGTTCCTCCTTGAGGCGCCTCGCCTCCTCCGGGTAAAGGGCAAGGGCGAACTGCCCCTCCCAGTCCAGAAGGTAGCGGGCCTTGGACATCCTCCGGTTTCTCTCTAGGGCCCCCTTGTTCCCCCGGGCCACGTCGGCGGCGTGGGCGGCGATCTTGAAGGCGATCACCCCTTGCTTCACGTGCTCGGGCGTGGGCAGGCCCAGGTGCTCCGCCGGGGTCAGGTAGCAGAGCATGTCCGCCCCCATCCAGCCCGCCAAGGCCCCTCCGATGGCCCCGGCGATGTGGTCAAACCCGGCGGCGGTGTCCACAGGCAGCATCCCCAGGATGTAGAAGGGCGCATGGCCGGTGAGCTTCTTCTGGATCTGGACGTTGGTGGCCACCTCGTTCAAGGGGATGTGCCCGGGGCCCTCCACCATGGCCTGGACCCCGGCCCGCCGGGCCCGCTCCACCAGTTCCCCGATGGTGAGAAGCTCGGCGATCTGGGCCCGGTCGGTGCTGTCGGCGAGGGAGCCAGGGCGGAGGCCATCCCCCAAGGAGAGGGTCATGTCGTAGGTGCGGGCGATGGAGAGGAGGTCATCAAAGCGGGCGTAGAGAGGGTTCTCCTCCCCCCGGTGCAGCATCCAGGCAGCCATGAGCCCCCCGCCCCGGCTCACGATCCCCGTGGTGCGGGGGGTATGCCGGTAGATCTCCAGGTTTTTGAGGGTCACCCCCGCGTGGACGGTGATGTAGTCCACCCCCTCCTTGCCGTGCTCCTCAATGACCTGGAGGAGCTCGTCGGCGGACATGTCAAAGAAGTTCTTGCGCTTGGCCGCCCTAAACTCCGCCTCATAGATGGGCACGGTACCCAAGGGAACGGTGGCCACCTCGAGGATCCGCCTGCGGATCCCCTTCAGGTCCCCCCCGGTGGAGAGGTCCATAACCGTGTCTGCCCCGTACTGGATAGCCACCCGGGCCTTCTCCACCTCCTCCTCCACGTCCACGTAATCGTAGGAGGTGCCCAGGTTGGCGTTCACCTTGACGGAAAGCCCCTCCCCGATCCCCTTGAAGTCGGTGAGGGTCGTGTGGTTCGGGTTCCGCGGGATCACGATGCGGCCCGCCGCCACCCCTTCTCGGACAAACTCGGGCGAGACCCCCTCCTGCTCCGCCACGTAGGCCATCTCCTCGGTGATCTTCCCTTTCCTTGCCGCCTCAAGCTGCGTCATCGGCCACCCCCAAAAGCTCTAGGAGCCTTTTCGCCGTCCAGGGCGCGAGGAGGACGCCGTTCCTCCCGTGCCCCACCGCCGCGTAGATCCCCTCCTCCACCTCGCCCACGAAGAGCTCGCCCACGGGTCTATACCCCCAGACCGTCCCTAAAACCCCCGCCCCCTCCAGGGAAGGGAAGCGCTCGTGGGCGTAGTCGGCAAGCCAACGAAGGCCGAAAAGGTCCACTCCTTCCTTCCACCCTTCCCTCGCCGTGGCCCCCACGTAGACCCCGCCCTCCCGGGGAAGGACGTACCCCTCCCCGGCGAAGAGGGGGCCCGGGGGGGCCTCCCCCCTAAGGAGAAGCGCCTCCCCCTTGAGGGGCCGCACCTTGAGGCCAAACCTCCCTCCCCAGGCCCCCACCGCGAGGAGGATGCGGCGGGCCTCCACCTCCTCCCCGCCTAGAAGAAGCCTGCCTTGGGCCACCCCCTCCACCTCGGCCCGCCGGTACACCCCTCCTAGCGCCTGGAAGACCTCCAAGAGCGCCTCCCGGAGCCTCCTGGGGTGGACGTACCCCCCGGGAAAGCGCCTCGCGCCTAAGGCCCCCCGGACCGGGTAAGGAACAGGCGCCTCCGCCACCCACCCCTCCTTCTCCCCAGGGCTTAGGGCCGCCACCCAGGCGCCGGAAAACCCCGCCTCCACCTCGTAGCCCCTTTCCTTGAGCTCGGCGAGGAGCTCGGGGTAGCGGGCGAGGCCGTATAGCCCCGCCTCCAGAAGCCCCCCGCTAAGCCCCTCCGGGTGAGGGGCGAGCATCCCCGCGCTCGCCCGGGTGGCCGCCCCGGGCTTCTCCGCGTCCAAAAGAAGGACGGGAACCCCCCGTTTGGCAAGCTCGTAGGCGGCGAGGGCCCCGATGACCCCCCCGCCCACCACGGCCACCTCCACCCGCATGGTTCCTCCCCTATTGGGGCCCAGCCAGGGGCACGCCCTCCACCGGGCTGGAGGGGCTCGCCGCCTCCCTGGGCCGCATGGGCCCCGCGAGGTAAGCCTTCCTCCCCGCCGCCACCGCAAGCCGGAAGGCCTCGGCCATGGCGGGGGGGTCCTGGGCCTCGGCGATGGCGGTGTTCACCAAGACGGCGTCCAGACCGAGCTCCATCACCTCCGCTGCGTGGGAGGGAAGGCCAAGCCCCGCGTCCACCACCACCGGGGGAAGGGCGGCCCGCTCCCGGGCAAAGAGCTCCAAAAGGGCCCTTGTCCTCACCCCCCAGCCCGAACCGATGGGGGCGGCGAGGGGCATGACCGTGGCCGTGCCCAGGGCGGCGAGCCTTTTGGCCAGCACCAGGTCCGGCCCCATGTAGGGGAGGACGAGGAAGCCTTCCTCCAAAAGGTGCTCCGCCGCCCTTAGGGTCTCCACGGGGTCGGGGAGGAGGTAGGTGGGGTCGGGGATGACCTCCAACTTCACCCACCTTTCCCCGGTGAGGAGGCGGCCCAACCGGGCGAGCCTCACCGCCTCTTCTGCCGTTTTTGCCCCCGCCGTATTGGGCAGAAGCCTCACCCCGGCCAAGGCCTCCAGAAGCCCCACGTGCCCCGGGGCCTTAAGCTCCACCCGCCTTATGGAAACCGTCACCACCTCGGCCCCCGCGGCAGCGATGGCCTCCCGCATTGCCCCGAAGTCCTTGAACTTCCCGGACCCCAGGAGGAGGCGGCTTTTAAGCTCTACGTCCCCCACCTTCCAGGCGTCCATCTAGCCTCCTTGCATCAGGGCCACCACCTCCACCACGTCCCCGTCCCTAAGCACCCGGTCCGGGGCCTCGAGGCCCAAAAAGGCCTCCTCGTTGAGGAGGACGGCGACCCGCTCAAGCTCCACGCCCAGCGCCTCCAAGACCTCCCTCAGGTTCTTCCCCTCCAGGGGCTTGGGCTCGCCGTTAAGCCACACCATAGAGCCTTTCCCTGAAGGCCCGGGCCGCCCGCTCGGGGTCAGGGGCGTCCAGGATGGCCCGAACCACCACCACCCGCCGCGCCCCAGCCTTTAGGACCTGGTCCAGGTTGTCCAGGTCAATCCCCCCGATGGCGTACCAGGGCCTCTCCCCCAGGTGTTCCGCCGCCCAGCGCACGTAGGCAAGGCCCGCCGCCTTCCGGCCGGGCTTGGTGGGGGTCTCCCACACCGGCCCCACGGAAAGGTAGTCCGCCCCCTCCTCCCGGGCCCTTAGGGCCTGTTCAGGGGCATGGGTGGAGCGCCCCACCAGGCCCTGGAAGAAGCGGCGGGCCTCGAGGGGGGTGAGGTCCCCCTGCCCCAGGTGCACCCCATCTGCCCCCAAAAGGGCCGCCAGGTCCGGCCGGTCATTCAAGACAAAGGGGACCCCATAGCGCCGGGCCAGGGCCAGCATCCGCTCGCCCAGCTCCAGGGTGGGCCGCGCCTCCCAGTCCTTGGCCCTTAGCTGCAGGACCTCCACGCCCCCCGCCAGAGCCCTTTCCGCGCGGTCCAAAAGCTCTTTCCAGGACCAACCGGGCCTCGGGGTCACCACCAGGTAAAGCCTTCCGAGCAAGCTTCCACCCCCTTCAGGCGGGTGGGAAAGGCCCACGCGGCCCAAAGGAGGTTGGGTTTTGGGGGATCAGGGTCTTCCGCATAGGCTTCCCTCCGCCGGCATTACCCGGATCAGGTTCCAAGGGTTGCTGGGACCACCCAGCTCTCAGCCCCTCCATTGGGGCACCCCCAGCCTGCCCCCTCACTGTAGCACATCCGGGGGCCAAGAGGGGAGGCTACCTTACCCACCCGGGCTTGGGCTTTGGCGGGGCCTGAAGGGGTCCGCCCAGGGGAGGGAGCGGCCCTGCCTCCTCCCCCCGGCCGCCTTCGGGATCGGCCTCGAGGTGGGCTTCGCCTCGGCAGGGGCTGGGGCCCTGGGCACGCTCCTCCTCCTTTACGCCACCAGGCTTTCCCCCCAGAAGGTGGTGGGCACCGACCTCCTCTTCGGCCTCGTCCTCGCCCTGGTGGGGGGCGGGGTCCACCTCTACTTCGGCCAGCTGGACCCAGGCCTCCTCCTGGCCCTGGCCTCGGAAGGCAGGCCCCCGTGGTCCTCCACGACCGGCTGGTGGACGCGAGGGTGCTGGACCTGGTCCAGGGGGAGAGGGTCTACGTGGGCAAGGAGGAGGGGGAAAGCCAACCCACCGCGGTGGCCGAGGGCTTCGCCGTGGTCTTGGGGGTCCTGGAGGGCGGGGGATGGCCTGACCTCGCCCCCTACGCCAGGGGGCCCACCCTGGTGGTCCTCATGGGGGTGAAGCGGCGGGCCTGGATCGCAAAGGAGCTTCTTCGGCTGGGCCGAAGCCCCTCGGAGCCCACCCTCTTCGCCGAGCGGGCCACCACCCCGGAGGAGAGGCGGGTCCTGGCCCCCTTGGGGGAGGTGGCCCAGGACAAGGTGGCCGTGGCCTCCCCCGCGGTCTGGATCATCGGGGAGGTGGTCCGGGTCCTCGAGGGGGGCCGGCAGCCTGGCCCTCGCGGAGGTCTAGGATGGCGGAGGCGCTTCCCGTTCCAGACCCGCAACGCCCCCCACCGGGCCCACGAGTACCTGATACGGCTCGGCCTGGAGCTCGCGGACGGGGTCCTGGTCCACCCCATCCTCGGGGCCAAGAAGCAGGACGACTTCCCCACGGGGGTCATCCTCGAGGCCTACCAGGCGTTGATCGGCCACTTCCTCCCCGAGGAGCGGGTGGCTCTCTTCGGCCTCGCCACCCCCATGCGCTACTCCGGGCCCAAGGAGGCGGTCTTCCACGCCCTGGTGCGGAAGAACTTCGGGGCTACCCACTTCCTGGTGGGCCGGGACCACGCCGGGGTGGGGAACTTCTACGACCCCTACGCCGCCCACCGCATCTTTGACCGGCTTCCCCCCTTGGGGATTGAGATCCTCAAGGTGGGATCGGTCTTCCACTGCTCCTTGTGCGGCGGCATCGCCTCGGAGAGGACCTGCCCCGAGGGGCACCGGGACAAGCGCCTTTCCATCAGCATGACCCAGGTGCGGACCCTCCTTAGGGAGGGGAAGGCCCCGCCTTTGGAGCTCGTCCGGCCAGAGCTGGTCCCCATTCTCAGGAAGGGGGTCCGCTAAGCGCTCCCCCTTCCGCCGAGCGCAAGAGGCGCTCCGCCGCCCCTGGGGAGGCGGGCAGGTAGAGGTGGACGAAGCTCGCGAGAACCCGCCCGTCGGTATACCCCTCCACCTCCTCCCCGCCCAGGCGGCGCCAGGCGGGGCTTGGGGAGGGGGGAAGGCGGGCGTAGTGGAACTCATGCCCCTTGAGGCGGTCCCCCTTTCGGGCCACGGGGTTATCCCGCAAGGCCTCCACCTCCCGGTAGCCCAAGACGGGCCTCTCCGCCATGCGGGCCTCCCCTGGGACGAGCCCCACCATGGGGAAAAAGCGCTCCCCCACCCAAAGTCCCCGGGAGAGGTACATATACCCCCCGCACTCGGCTACGATGGGCCCGGGAAAGCGGCGGATGGCCTCCCTCAGGGCGCGGTTTTCCGAAAGCCTCTCGGCATAGAGCTCTGGGTACCCGCCTCCTAGGAGGAGGGCGTGGGCCTCGGGAAGGGCTTCGTCCTCGAGGGGGCTCACGGGCACAAGTTCTGCGCCTAGGGCCTCGAGGAGCTCCAGGGCCTCTGGGTAGTAGAAGGCGAAGGCCCGGTCCCAGGCGTAGGCGAGCCGGACCCTCGGGGGGCGCCTTTCGGGCAGAAAGGGCGGGGCCTCGGGGAGGGGTGGGGCCGAGGCGGCAAGCTCAAGGACCCTCGGGAGGTCCACCCGGAAGGCCCGGCGGAGGGCCTCTAGGGGGGGCTTAGCCTCCCCGGCGAGGACCAGGCCCAGGTGGCGCTCGGGGAGGGCGAGGGCCGGGTCTTCCGGGAGCCAGCCGAGGAGGGGCAGGCCCACAGCCTCGAGGGCCTCCTTCAGGATCCCCGCGTGGCGCTCCGAGCCCACCCGGTTGGCCAAGACCCCCACCACCCGCACCCCGGGGTGGAAGTCGCGGAAGCCCAGGGCGAGGGGGGCGATGGAGCCCGCCATCCCCTTGGCGTCCACCACCAGGGCGACCGGGGCCTTTAGGAGCCTCGCCACCTGGGCGGTAGACCCCACCTCCCCCAGCGGGTCCTTCCCGTCAAAAAGGCCCATCACCCCCTCAATAAGGGCGAACTCCGCCCCCCTTGCCCCATGGCGGAAGAGGGAAAGAAGGCCCTTTTCGTCCAGGAAGAAGCCATCCAGGTGGTAAGGCCTCCTCCCCGAGGCGGCCTCGAGGTGGGTGGGGTCAATGTAGTCGGGCCCCACCTTGAAGGGCTGAACCTTTAGGCCGCGCTCCCTTAAGGCGAGCAGGAGGGCAAGGGCAAGGGTGGTCTTTCCCGAGCCGGAGTGGGGGGCGGCGAGGAGGAGGCGCATCAGTGCTCTATCCCCCTTTGGGCCGGGACCCCCTGGTCAAAGGCGTGCTTCACCTTGCGCATCTCCGTCACCGTGTCGGCAAGGGCCAAAAGCGCCTCCGGGGCGCCCCGGCCCGTCACCGCCACGTGCACGTGGCGGGGCCTCGCTTTTAGGGCCTCCAGGAACTCCTCCAGGGGGATCCAGCCGTAGCGCAGGGGATAGGTGGCCTCGTCCAGGACCACGAGGTCGTAGGCTCCCGAAAGGATGGCCTCCTTCGCCCGCGCCCACCCCTCCCGGGCGAGGTCGGCCGAGTACGCGAGGTCCCGGCTCTTCCAGGTGAACCCGTCCCCTAGCCCCTCTATGGGGACGCCGAGCAAGGCAAAGGCCCGGTGCTCTCCGAAGCGCGCGGTCGCGTGCTTAATGAACTGGAAAATCCGCACCTTCAACCCTCGCCCGTGGGCCCTTAGGGCTAGGCCAAAGGCGGCGGTGCTTTTCCCCTTCCCGTCCCCGGTGTACACCAGGAGGAGTCCCCGCCTTTCCTCCCTGGGCTTCTCGTAGGGCTTCAGCCGCCTAGGCTCCTCCACAGGGCATAGCCTAGCAGGCTGCAAAGCTCCGCGAGGGCGATCATGGCCCCGAGGACATCCCCGTTCAAGCCCCCAAGGCGCGCCACGGAAAGCCCTGCTACCCCCCAGGCGGCCAGGAGGGCAAGGAGGGCGGGGAGGGGATAGAGGAGGAGGAAGGGCAGGGCGAGGAGGAAGGGTGGCAGGAGAGGCCCCCCGCGCACCAGCCCCGCCATCCCCGGGTGGAGGAGGGGGTAGCGGTTCAGGAAGGGCAGGAGGGCAAACCGGGCCCACCCGGGGAAGAGGAGGAGGAAAAGGGGGTCAGGGACCAGGGCCAGCGCCTGCCAAAGGAGGAGGAGGTAGACCCCACCTACCCCAAAGGCGAAGCCCCCCAGGTGGGGGTCCTTGAGGATGCGGAGGCGCTCCTCCCGGGGCCTCGCCCCTAAGAGGGCGTCTGCCAGGTCCAGAAGGCCGTCCAGGTGCAAGAACCCCGTGAGGCCAAGGAGAAAGGCCACCTTTAGGGCGGCAAGGAGGCCTGCAGGAAGCGGGAGAAGGGCGAGAAGGGCCAGGGGAAGCCCGAGAAGGTAGCCCACCAAAGGGAAGAAGGGGACGCTCTTCCGGTAGTCCCCCTCCTCCTTGGGGGCAAGGGGCAAAAGGGTGAGGAGGGCAAGGGCGAGGCGGAAGGCCCTCACGTTCCCCCGGAAACGCCCGCCTCCTCAAAGGTGGCCATGTGGAGGATGCGGGCCGCGGCCCTGAGGAGGGGCATGGCGAGGACCGCCCCCGTCCCCTCCCCCAGGGCGAGGTCCAGGTCAAGGAGGGGCCTGAGGTCCAAAGCCTCCAGCTGGCGGCGGTGCCCGGGCTCCCGGGAGAGGTGGCCGGCGAAGAAGTGTTCCCGGATTCCCGGGGCGAGCTTCCAGGCGAGCAAGGCCCCGCTCGTTACGGGAAAGCCGTCCAGCACCAGGGGAAGCCCGGCCTCATAGCCCTCCAGGTAGACCCCGGCAATGGCGATTAGCTCAAGCCCCCCCACCAGGGCGGCCACCTCGAGGGGCCCCATGCCGGGGCGGAGGCGGGCGAGGGCCCGGGCCACCGCCTGGCGCTTCCGCCTCAGGCCCTCCTCCCCCACCCCCGTTCCCCGGCCCACCACGGCCTCGGGGGGAAGCCCGAGGAGGGCAGCGGTAAGGGCGGCCGCCGCCGTGGTGTTGCCGATGCCCATGTCCCCGGCGGCGAGGAGGGTGGCGCCCGCGGCGATGGCCCGCCTCGCTGCCTCGCGGCCTGCCTGGAGGGCCCTTTCCACCTCCTCCAGGCTCATGGCAGGGCCTTGGGCGAGGTTACCCGTCCCCTCCCGCACCTTGCGCTTGAGAAGCCGCGGGTGGTCGGGGAGTTCTCCCTTCACCCCCACGTCCAGGACGTACACCTCGCAGTCGGCCACCCGGGCAAACTGGTTGATGGCGGCACCTCCCCGGAGAAAGTTGAGCACCATCTGCCGGGTGACCTCCTGGGGGTAGGCCGAGACCCCCTCGGCCACCACCCCGTGGTCCGCGGCGGCCACCACCACCGCCCCCCGCCCAAGCTCCGGCTTCACCCGCCCCTGGAGGGCGGCGAGGCGCAGGGCCACCTCCTCCAGGAAGCCCAGGGAACGGGGCGGTTTGGTGAGTTGGTCCACCCTTCGCCTCGCGGCCTCCAAAACCTTCGCCTGGGAAGCCTCGGACCCTTCGCCTGCCATGGGCGCATTGTACCGGGAAGGAGCCCCTTGGAGAAAACCGCCTCCTCGGGTAGGCTTGGGCCATGAAGGCCTGGGTGCAAAGGGCCCTGGGTGGGCCTTTGGTCCTAGAGGAAATCCCCGAACCCACCCCCGGCGAAGGGGAGGTCCTCCTGGAGGTGGAGGCGGTGGGCCTCAACTTCGCCGACCACCTGGTGCGCCTCGGGGCCTACCTTACCCGCCCCCGGCCCCCCTTCGTCCCGGGGATGGAGGTGGTGGGGGTCTGGGAAGGGCGGCGCTACGCCGCCTTGGTGGGCCTAGGAGGGCTTGCGGAAAAGGTGGCCGTGCCCCGGGAGGCCCTCCTTCCCGTCCCCGAGGGCCTGGGCCCGGAGGAGGCCGCCGCCTACCCCGTCTCCTTCCTCACCGCCTACCTGGCCCTGAAGAGGGCCCAGGCCAGGCCCGGGGAAAGGGTCCTGGTCCAGGCGGCGGCCGGGGCCTTGGGGACGGCGGCGGTCCAGGTGGCCCGCGCCTTGGGCCTCCGGGTCCTGGCGGCGGCCTCGAGGGCGGAAAAGCTGGCCCTTCCCCTGGCCCTGGGGGCGGAGGAGGCCGCTACCTATCCCGAGGTACCGGAGAAGGCCAAGGCCTGGGGTGGGCTGGACCTTGTGCTGGAGGTGCGGGGCAAGGAGGTGGAGGAAAGCCTCGGCCTCCTCGCCCACGGGGGAAGGCTCGTTTACATCGGCGCAGCCGAGGGGGAGGTAGCCCCCATCCCCCCCTTGCGCCTGATGCGGCGGAACCTTGCGGTGCTGGGCTTCTGGCTCACCCCCCTCCTCCAGGACCGGGCCCTGGTGGAGGAGGCCCTACGCTTCCTCCTCCCGCGGCTAGGTCAGGAGCTTAAGCCGGTGGTGGGCCGGGTCTTCCCCTTCCGCGAGGCCGAAGCGGCCTTCGGGGCCCTCCTGGACCGGGGGCACACGGGTAAGGTGGTGGTGCGGCGCTGATGGAGCTCTGGCTCGTCCGCCACGGGGAGACCCTATGGAACCGGGAAGGGAGGCTCCTCGGCTGGACCGATCTCCCCTTGAGCGCCACCGGGGAGGCCCAGGCCCGGGCCCTGAAGGGCCTCCTCCCTGCCCTCCCCGCCCACAGCTCCGACCTCAGGCGGGCCCTGAGGACGGCGGCCCTCGCCGGCTTTTGCCCCCGGGCCACCCCGGCCCTGAGGGAGATCCACTTTGGGGCCCTGGAGGGCGCCCTCTGGGAAGGGCTAGACCCTGCCCAGAAGGAGGCCCTCCTGCGCTT contains these protein-coding regions:
- the thiD gene encoding bifunctional hydroxymethylpyrimidine kinase/phosphomethylpyrimidine kinase gives rise to the protein MRVALTIAGSDSGGGAGVQADLKVFSRFGVYGASALTLVTAQNTLGVQRVHLLPPDLVYAQIASVAQDLPVHAAKTGALGEAAIVERVAEAVVRFGLQPLVVDPVMVAKSGDPLLTPEAVAALKERLFPLAALVTPNRLEAEALLGRPIRTLEEAEEAAWDLLALGPQAILLKGGHLEGEEAVDLLATQEGVRRFSAPRVRTRNTHGTGCTLSAAIAALLALGRPLEEAVAGAKAYLTRALRTAPSLGRGHGPLNHLA
- a CDS encoding MFS transporter, with protein sequence MDPIARLDRLPLGRPHLRLLFLLGLGWALDAMDVGLIGFTLPALSREFSLGPKEAGLLGSAGLLGMLLGAAFGGRLADRLGRKAVVGYSLFLAGVGSLLTALAPSLPWVFFFRFLTGLGLGAELPVAASLMGEFSPKAQRGRMVVLLEAFWAVGWLLAALMGYLLVPSLGWRAAFLAGALPALYAAYLRLSLPESPRWLVARGRVEEAEALVQAWEGAFRGPLPQPLPEPTPRPLPYAALFRPPLLRRTLFLALAWFALNAGYYGAFIWLPSLLVAQGYGLVRSLEYVLLITLAQVPGYLMAAFLVERLGRRPVLVGFLCLSALFAYLLSRAGSPHEVLLYGSLLSFFNLGAWGAIYAYTPELFPTALRGSGAGLAAAVGRVGGILAPYATGAFLPLMGPGGVLALHGGLLLLAGLFAYGVGVETRGRPLEDA
- the thiC gene encoding phosphomethylpyrimidine synthase ThiC yields the protein MTQLEAARKGKITEEMAYVAEQEGVSPEFVREGVAAGRIVIPRNPNHTTLTDFKGIGEGLSVKVNANLGTSYDYVDVEEEVEKARVAIQYGADTVMDLSTGGDLKGIRRRILEVATVPLGTVPIYEAEFRAAKRKNFFDMSADELLQVIEEHGKEGVDYITVHAGVTLKNLEIYRHTPRTTGIVSRGGGLMAAWMLHRGEENPLYARFDDLLSIARTYDMTLSLGDGLRPGSLADSTDRAQIAELLTIGELVERARRAGVQAMVEGPGHIPLNEVATNVQIQKKLTGHAPFYILGMLPVDTAAGFDHIAGAIGGALAGWMGADMLCYLTPAEHLGLPTPEHVKQGVIAFKIAAHAADVARGNKGALERNRRMSKARYLLDWEGQFALALYPEEARRLKEERGSKTKACSMCGPFCPMNLVEAVLKGRARMELPVT
- a CDS encoding FAD-dependent oxidoreductase, whose translation is MRVEVAVVGGGVIGALAAYELAKRGVPVLLLDAEKPGAATRASAGMLAPHPEGLSGGLLEAGLYGLARYPELLAELKERGYEVEAGFSGAWVAALSPGEKEGWVAEAPVPYPVRGALGARRFPGGYVHPRRLREALLEVFQALGGVYRRAEVEGVAQGRLLLGGEEVEARRILLAVGAWGGRFGLKVRPLKGEALLLRGEAPPGPLFAGEGYVLPREGGVYVGATAREGWKEGVDLFGLRWLADYAHERFPSLEGAGVLGTVWGYRPVGELFVGEVEEGIYAAVGHGRNGVLLAPWTAKRLLELLGVADDAA
- a CDS encoding thiazole synthase produces the protein MDAWKVGDVELKSRLLLGSGKFKDFGAMREAIAAAGAEVVTVSIRRVELKAPGHVGLLEALAGVRLLPNTAGAKTAEEAVRLARLGRLLTGERWVKLEVIPDPTYLLPDPVETLRAAEHLLEEGFLVLPYMGPDLVLAKRLAALGTATVMPLAAPIGSGWGVRTRALLELFARERAALPPVVVDAGLGLPSHAAEVMELGLDAVLVNTAIAEAQDPPAMAEAFRLAVAAGRKAYLAGPMRPREAASPSSPVEGVPLAGPQ
- the thiS gene encoding sulfur carrier protein ThiS, whose product is MVWLNGEPKPLEGKNLREVLEALGVELERVAVLLNEEAFLGLEAPDRVLRDGDVVEVVALMQGG
- the thiE gene encoding thiamine phosphate synthase; this translates as MLGRLYLVVTPRPGWSWKELLDRAERALAGGVEVLQLRAKDWEARPTLELGERMLALARRYGVPFVLNDRPDLAALLGADGVHLGQGDLTPLEARRFFQGLVGRSTHAPEQALRAREEGADYLSVGPVWETPTKPGRKAAGLAYVRWAAEHLGERPWYAIGGIDLDNLDQVLKAGARRVVVVRAILDAPDPERAARAFRERLYGVA
- a CDS encoding sulfate adenylyltransferase translates to MVLHDRLVDARVLDLVQGERVYVGKEEGESQPTAVAEGFAVVLGVLEGGGWPDLAPYARGPTLVVLMGVKRRAWIAKELLRLGRSPSEPTLFAERATTPEERRVLAPLGEVAQDKVAVASPAVWIIGEVVRVLEGGRQPGPRGGLGWRRRFPFQTRNAPHRAHEYLIRLGLELADGVLVHPILGAKKQDDFPTGVILEAYQALIGHFLPEERVALFGLATPMRYSGPKEAVFHALVRKNFGATHFLVGRDHAGVGNFYDPYAAHRIFDRLPPLGIEILKVGSVFHCSLCGGIASERTCPEGHRDKRLSISMTQVRTLLREGKAPPLELVRPELVPILRKGVR
- a CDS encoding cobyrinate a,c-diamide synthase, with amino-acid sequence MRLLLAAPHSGSGKTTLALALLLALRERGLKVQPFKVGPDYIDPTHLEAASGRRPYHLDGFFLDEKGLLSLFRHGARGAEFALIEGVMGLFDGKDPLGEVGSTAQVARLLKAPVALVVDAKGMAGSIAPLALGFRDFHPGVRVVGVLANRVGSERHAGILKEALEAVGLPLLGWLPEDPALALPERHLGLVLAGEAKPPLEALRRAFRVDLPRVLELAASAPPLPEAPPFLPERRPPRVRLAYAWDRAFAFYYPEALELLEALGAELVPVSPLEDEALPEAHALLLGGGYPELYAERLSENRALREAIRRFPGPIVAECGGYMYLSRGLWVGERFFPMVGLVPGEARMAERPVLGYREVEALRDNPVARKGDRLKGHEFHYARLPPSPSPAWRRLGGEEVEGYTDGRVLASFVHLYLPASPGAAERLLRSAEGGALSGPPS
- the cobO gene encoding cob(I)yrinic acid a,c-diamide adenosyltransferase — protein: MEEPRRLKPYEKPREERRGLLLVYTGDGKGKSTAAFGLALRAHGRGLKVRIFQFIKHATARFGEHRAFALLGVPIEGLGDGFTWKSRDLAYSADLAREGWARAKEAILSGAYDLVVLDEATYPLRYGWIPLEEFLEALKARPRHVHVAVTGRGAPEALLALADTVTEMRKVKHAFDQGVPAQRGIEH